The Sporichthyaceae bacterium genome has a segment encoding these proteins:
- the trmD gene encoding tRNA (guanosine(37)-N1)-methyltransferase TrmD: MRIDVITIFPAYTEPLRLSLLGKAERTGAVQIATHDLRDWTTDVHRTVDDTPYGGGAGMLMRPEPWGAALDDVLAGEPAGPGARARLIVPTPAGRPFDQALAAELAGAPWLVFACGRYEGIDARVAEHAGNRPEVSGVDEISIGDYVLSGGEVAALVIVEAVSRLLPGVLGNPDSLVEESHAAGLLEYPGYTKPALWRELPVPDVLRSGDHGAIARWRRDASLARTARVRPDLIGRLSPAQCDAKDRAALAAQGWTPGPDGRFLPVDEAVAD; this comes from the coding sequence ATGCGGATCGACGTCATCACGATCTTCCCGGCCTACACCGAGCCGTTGCGGCTCTCGCTGTTGGGCAAGGCCGAGCGCACCGGTGCGGTGCAGATCGCCACCCACGACCTGCGCGACTGGACCACCGACGTGCATCGCACGGTCGACGACACCCCCTACGGCGGTGGCGCCGGGATGCTGATGCGCCCCGAGCCGTGGGGCGCGGCCCTGGACGACGTGCTGGCCGGGGAACCGGCGGGCCCGGGCGCGCGAGCCCGGCTGATCGTGCCCACCCCGGCCGGGCGGCCGTTCGACCAGGCGCTGGCCGCCGAGTTGGCCGGCGCACCGTGGCTGGTCTTCGCCTGCGGTCGGTACGAGGGCATCGACGCCCGCGTGGCCGAGCACGCCGGCAACCGCCCCGAGGTCAGCGGCGTCGACGAGATCTCCATCGGCGACTACGTGCTGTCCGGCGGCGAGGTCGCCGCGCTGGTGATCGTCGAGGCCGTCTCGCGACTGCTGCCCGGCGTACTGGGCAACCCGGACTCCCTGGTCGAGGAGTCGCACGCGGCCGGTCTGCTGGAGTACCCCGGCTACACCAAGCCCGCGCTCTGGCGCGAGTTGCCGGTGCCGGACGTGCTGCGCTCGGGTGACCACGGCGCGATCGCGCGATGGCGGCGCGATGCCTCGCTGGCCCGAACCGCGCGGGTTCGTCCGGACCTGATCGGCCGCCTGTCCCCGGCGCAGTGCGACGCGAAGGACCGCGCCGCATTGGCGGCGCAAGGTTGGACACCCGGGCCGGACGGTCGGTTTCTCCCCGTGGACGAGGCTGTGGCAGACTGA
- the rimM gene encoding ribosome maturation factor RimM (Essential for efficient processing of 16S rRNA), with the protein MDVVVGRIGRPHGVRGEVTVEVRTDSPEVRFAPGTVLGTDPARSGGLEVAGVHWHSGRLLLSFDGVVDRTGAESLRGLLLTAVIADDERPEDPEEFYDHQLVGLTARTVAGDLGQVAEVLHLPAQDVLVVRTAAGRDVLVPFVSEIVPEVDLAAGTLRVDPPAGLLDDAAPD; encoded by the coding sequence GTGGATGTGGTGGTCGGCCGGATCGGCCGGCCGCACGGGGTGCGGGGCGAGGTCACGGTCGAGGTCCGCACGGACTCTCCGGAAGTGCGATTCGCTCCGGGCACAGTGCTGGGCACCGATCCGGCGCGATCCGGTGGACTCGAGGTGGCCGGCGTCCACTGGCACAGCGGGCGCCTGCTGCTGTCGTTCGACGGCGTCGTCGACCGCACCGGGGCCGAGTCGTTGCGCGGGCTCCTGCTGACCGCCGTCATCGCCGACGACGAGCGCCCGGAGGACCCGGAGGAGTTCTACGACCACCAGTTGGTCGGCCTGACGGCGCGCACCGTCGCCGGCGACCTCGGGCAGGTCGCCGAGGTGCTGCACCTGCCCGCCCAGGACGTCCTCGTGGTCCGCACGGCTGCCGGCCGCGACGTGCTGGTGCCGTTCGTGAGCGAGATCGTGCCCGAGGTCGATCTGGCCGCCGGGACACTGCGGGTCGACCCGCCCGCCGGCCTGCTCGACGACGCCGCGCCGGACTGA
- a CDS encoding RNA-binding protein codes for MLEEVLEHLVRGIVEHPDDVRVRERTQRTGKVLEVRVHPDDLGKVIGRSGRTATALRTVLSALGGRSVRIDLVDQHGR; via the coding sequence ATGCTCGAGGAGGTCCTCGAGCATCTGGTCCGGGGGATCGTCGAGCACCCGGACGACGTCCGGGTGCGGGAACGCACCCAGCGCACCGGCAAGGTGCTCGAGGTCCGGGTCCACCCCGACGACCTCGGCAAGGTGATCGGTCGCTCGGGCCGCACCGCCACCGCGCTGCGCACGGTGCTCAGCGCGTTGGGCGGGCGCAGTGTCCGCATCGACCTGGTCGACCAGCACGGCCGCTGA
- the rpsP gene encoding 30S ribosomal protein S16 has protein sequence MAVKIKLKRMGKIRAPYYRVVIADSRTKRDGRAIEEIGKYHPTEQPSLINIDTERAQHWLKVGAQPTEAVMALLKVTGDWQKFKGLPGAEGTLRHPEAKVRQGGVAFVATGLDSSKGAKSAAPKAKAEEPAPAVAVAEPVAEAAPQAAPQAAPEATEAPVAGEA, from the coding sequence GTGGCAGTCAAGATCAAGCTGAAGCGCATGGGCAAGATCCGCGCGCCGTACTACCGCGTCGTCATCGCCGACTCGCGCACCAAGCGCGACGGTCGGGCGATCGAGGAGATCGGTAAGTACCACCCCACCGAGCAGCCGTCGCTGATCAACATCGACACCGAGCGGGCCCAACACTGGCTGAAGGTCGGCGCCCAGCCCACCGAGGCTGTCATGGCGCTGCTGAAGGTCACCGGCGACTGGCAGAAGTTCAAGGGGCTGCCCGGTGCCGAGGGCACGCTGAGGCACCCCGAGGCCAAGGTCCGCCAGGGCGGGGTCGCGTTCGTGGCGACCGGCCTGGACTCGAGCAAGGGCGCGAAGTCCGCGGCCCCCAAGGCCAAGGCCGAGGAACCGGCCCCTGCCGTGGCCGTCGCGGAGCCGGTCGCCGAGGCGGCGCCCCAGGCTGCACCCCAGGCTGCACCCGAGGCGACGGAGGCACCGGTTGCCGGCGAGGCCTGA
- a CDS encoding amidohydrolase family protein, giving the protein MTEALHVRGVRLPDAEEVDLWIRDGRVTYDPVPGATTVAQGWILPGLVDMHCHVGLDPGGPVALELTERQALDEREAGVLLLRDAGSPADTRWMDDRADLPKIVRAGRHIARPRRYQRNFAVEVEPGQLAAEVIVQADRGDGWVKIVGDWIEREVGDMTPLWQAEELAGAVATAHRAGVRATTHVFGRQALADALVAGFDCIEHGTGLDDELTAAMAAAGTALVPTLVNVEENFPGIADSGEAKFPAYAAHMRRLWAGAGDRIRVAHEAGVPIYVGTDAGGVIAHGRIIDEIAALVRAGLPAEYVVGGASWRAREYLGRPGLAEGDPADLIVVAADPRKEPHTLRAPVRIVLRGVVTR; this is encoded by the coding sequence ATGACCGAGGCCCTGCACGTGCGTGGGGTGCGCCTGCCCGACGCCGAGGAAGTCGACCTGTGGATCCGCGACGGCCGGGTCACCTACGACCCGGTGCCCGGCGCGACCACCGTCGCGCAGGGCTGGATCCTGCCGGGGCTCGTCGACATGCACTGCCACGTCGGGCTCGACCCGGGTGGGCCGGTCGCGCTGGAACTGACGGAGCGTCAGGCTCTCGACGAACGCGAGGCCGGGGTCCTGCTGCTGCGCGACGCCGGTTCGCCGGCCGACACCCGGTGGATGGACGACCGCGCCGATCTGCCGAAGATCGTGCGGGCCGGTCGGCACATCGCCCGGCCGCGGCGTTACCAGCGCAACTTCGCCGTCGAGGTCGAACCCGGGCAGTTGGCCGCCGAGGTGATTGTCCAGGCCGACCGTGGCGACGGCTGGGTGAAGATCGTCGGCGACTGGATCGAGCGCGAGGTCGGCGACATGACCCCGCTGTGGCAGGCCGAGGAACTGGCCGGCGCGGTTGCCACGGCGCATCGGGCCGGGGTGCGGGCGACCACCCACGTCTTCGGCCGGCAGGCGTTGGCCGACGCGTTGGTGGCGGGCTTCGACTGCATCGAGCACGGCACCGGCCTCGACGACGAGTTGACCGCCGCCATGGCGGCGGCCGGCACCGCACTGGTGCCCACGCTGGTCAACGTCGAGGAGAACTTCCCGGGCATCGCCGACTCCGGGGAGGCCAAGTTCCCCGCCTACGCCGCCCACATGCGGCGCCTGTGGGCCGGGGCCGGCGACCGCATCCGGGTCGCGCACGAGGCCGGCGTCCCGATCTACGTCGGCACCGATGCCGGCGGGGTGATCGCGCACGGCCGGATCATCGACGAGATCGCCGCGTTGGTCCGCGCCGGGCTGCCCGCCGAGTACGTCGTCGGGGGCGCGTCCTGGCGCGCCCGGGAGTACCTGGGCCGGCCCGGGCTGGCGGAGGGCGACCCGGCGGACCTGATCGTCGTCGCGGCCGACCCGCGCAAGGAGCCGCACACGCTGCGCGCCCCGGTCCGCATCGTCCTGCGCGGCGTTGTCACCCGCTGA
- the ffh gene encoding signal recognition particle protein, translating to MFDTLSDRLAATFKNLRGKGKLSEADIDATAREIRIALLEADVALPVVRGFIDAVKERARGAEVSGALNPAQQVIKIVDDELVRILGGETRRLRFAKTSPTVIMLAGLQGSGKTTLAGKLAKWLVDQGHTPMLVAADLQRPNAVQQLQIVGERAGVFTYAPQPGSGVGDPIQVAKDSILEARRRQHDIVIVDTAGRLGIDAEMMKQAADIRDAVNPDEILFVVDAMIGQDAVTTAQAFLDGVGFDGVVLTKLDGDARGGAALSVASVTGRQIMFASNGEKLTDFDAFHPERMASRILGMGDMLTLIEQAEKHFEADQAEKMANKLLKGGKGNEFTLEDFKQQMLQVRKMGSLQKIFGMLPGMGELKDQLNQVDDKDLDRVVGIINGMTPAEREDPKIINGSRRQRIAKGSGVEVGEINSLVERFFEARKMMQQMAGGLGAMGGMGGLGGLRGGGKKSRGKMAAPSKGKAGKARSGNPAKRAQQIADAEAAAAGVLPQLPQGFELPAEFKDLMPPEHK from the coding sequence GTGTTCGACACCCTGTCCGACCGCCTTGCCGCGACGTTCAAGAACCTGCGCGGCAAGGGGAAACTGTCCGAGGCCGACATCGATGCCACGGCGCGGGAGATCCGCATCGCGCTGCTCGAGGCAGACGTCGCCCTGCCGGTCGTGCGCGGGTTCATCGACGCGGTCAAGGAACGCGCCCGCGGCGCGGAGGTCAGCGGGGCGCTGAACCCGGCCCAGCAGGTCATCAAGATCGTCGACGACGAGCTCGTCCGGATCCTGGGCGGGGAGACCCGGCGGCTGCGGTTCGCCAAGACCTCGCCGACCGTGATCATGCTCGCCGGTCTGCAGGGTTCCGGTAAGACGACGCTGGCCGGCAAGCTCGCGAAGTGGCTGGTCGACCAGGGCCACACCCCGATGCTGGTCGCGGCCGACCTGCAACGGCCGAACGCGGTGCAGCAGCTGCAGATCGTCGGTGAGCGGGCTGGGGTGTTCACCTACGCTCCGCAGCCCGGCAGCGGGGTCGGCGACCCGATCCAGGTCGCCAAGGACTCGATCCTCGAGGCCCGCCGCCGTCAGCACGACATCGTCATCGTCGACACCGCCGGCCGGTTGGGCATCGACGCGGAGATGATGAAGCAGGCCGCCGACATCCGCGACGCGGTCAACCCCGACGAGATCCTCTTCGTCGTCGACGCGATGATCGGCCAGGACGCGGTCACCACCGCGCAGGCCTTCCTCGACGGCGTCGGCTTCGACGGTGTCGTGCTCACCAAGCTCGACGGCGATGCCCGCGGCGGCGCGGCCCTTTCCGTCGCCAGCGTGACGGGCCGTCAGATCATGTTCGCGTCCAACGGTGAGAAGCTCACCGACTTCGACGCGTTCCACCCCGAGCGAATGGCCTCCCGCATCCTCGGCATGGGCGACATGCTCACGCTGATCGAGCAGGCCGAGAAGCACTTCGAGGCCGATCAGGCCGAGAAGATGGCCAACAAGCTGCTCAAGGGCGGCAAGGGCAACGAGTTCACCCTCGAGGACTTCAAGCAGCAGATGCTCCAGGTCCGCAAGATGGGCTCGCTGCAGAAGATCTTCGGGATGCTCCCCGGGATGGGGGAGCTCAAGGACCAGCTCAACCAGGTCGACGACAAGGATCTCGACCGGGTCGTCGGGATCATCAACGGCATGACCCCCGCCGAGCGCGAGGACCCGAAGATCATCAACGGATCGCGGCGGCAGCGCATCGCCAAGGGCTCCGGGGTCGAGGTCGGCGAGATCAACTCGTTGGTCGAGCGGTTCTTCGAGGCCCGCAAGATGATGCAGCAGATGGCCGGCGGGCTCGGCGCGATGGGTGGCATGGGCGGACTCGGCGGGCTGCGCGGCGGCGGCAAGAAGTCGCGAGGCAAGATGGCCGCGCCGTCCAAGGGCAAGGCCGGCAAGGCCCGCAGCGGAAACCCGGCCAAGCGCGCGCAGCAGATCGCCGACGCGGAGGCCGCCGCTGCCGGTGTGCTGCCGCAGTTGCCGCAGGGCTTCGAGCTCCCGGCGGAGTTCAAGGACCTCATGCCCCCCGAGCACAAGTAG
- a CDS encoding [protein-PII] uridylyltransferase, producing MALTYAQARAGLLERGEPYGPARRAALSAAADTWLRGLLDVATGGDTDRIALVAVGGYGRGELVAGSDLDVVLLYDRKGSISSVADAIWYPIWDDGVKLDHSVRTPDQARRVAADDLKALLGMLDIRHVAGDSTLTEQLRSAVLGDWRNGAAKRLPELHETYTERADEELAFLLEPDLKESRGGLRDLVAMRAVAASWVADVPHQRLAGAHDRLLDIRDALHTVTGRSTDRLVLQEQDNVAAALGLADADALLHDLAQVGRTIGYACDVTWRRVTQVLESRTRKLRIPGTGPKPGARTPLADGVVVSEGEAMLARDADPVKDPILVLRAAAAAAQAGLPLSPGTVDRFAATTRALPEPWPDSARGELVRLLGAGRPAVAVWEALDLAGVITTLLPVWSRVSCRPQRNAVHRFTVDRHLVETAANAAGFTRRVSRPDLLLLGALFHDIGKGSPGDHSLAGVEIVHDLAPRLGFPAEDVEVLAALVRHHLLLPDTATRRDLDDPKTLDVVAEAVGSVEVLDLLAAMTEADALATGPAAWTPWRAELIGKLVERTRRVLQGRPVVIRSPLSEDQRALAAAGAVAVEIGTADPAGTPVTVVSPDRVGLLSTVAGVFSIHRLTVRSAVTETIEGAAVTVWTVSPEFGSPPDAAVLRSDIRRAVDGTFDVTERLARREAAYVAKPGIAVPAPTVTVVPGASETATVLEIRAHDRPALLFRLARAVSATEVDIRSAKVATWGAEAVDVFYVVDPATGEPLDADRAAAVAKTVLAALE from the coding sequence ATGGCGCTGACTTATGCGCAGGCCCGTGCGGGGTTGCTGGAGCGCGGCGAGCCGTACGGGCCGGCCCGCCGGGCCGCTCTCAGTGCCGCCGCCGACACCTGGCTGCGCGGGTTGCTCGACGTAGCGACCGGCGGCGACACCGACCGGATCGCGCTGGTGGCCGTGGGCGGTTACGGGCGCGGGGAACTGGTCGCGGGCAGCGATCTGGACGTCGTCCTGCTGTACGACCGCAAGGGCTCCATCTCGTCGGTGGCCGATGCGATCTGGTACCCGATCTGGGACGACGGAGTGAAGCTGGACCACTCCGTGCGCACGCCTGACCAGGCTCGGCGGGTGGCCGCTGACGACCTCAAAGCGCTGCTCGGGATGCTCGACATCCGCCACGTCGCGGGCGATTCGACGCTCACCGAGCAGTTGCGCTCGGCCGTGCTCGGCGACTGGCGCAACGGGGCCGCGAAACGCCTGCCCGAACTGCATGAGACCTACACCGAGCGAGCCGACGAGGAGTTGGCATTCCTCCTCGAGCCGGACCTCAAGGAGAGCCGCGGGGGACTGCGTGACCTGGTCGCGATGCGGGCGGTCGCGGCCTCGTGGGTCGCCGACGTGCCGCACCAGCGACTGGCCGGCGCCCACGACCGACTGCTCGACATCCGCGACGCCCTGCACACCGTCACGGGCCGGTCGACCGACCGGCTCGTGCTGCAGGAACAGGACAACGTCGCCGCGGCGCTCGGCCTGGCCGATGCCGACGCGCTGCTGCACGACCTGGCCCAGGTCGGCCGCACCATCGGCTATGCCTGCGACGTCACCTGGCGGCGCGTCACCCAGGTTCTGGAGTCGCGCACCCGCAAGCTGCGCATCCCGGGCACCGGACCCAAGCCCGGCGCCCGGACCCCGCTGGCCGACGGCGTCGTCGTGTCCGAGGGCGAGGCGATGCTGGCGCGCGACGCCGACCCGGTCAAGGATCCGATCCTCGTGCTGCGCGCCGCGGCCGCCGCCGCGCAGGCCGGGCTGCCGCTTTCGCCGGGCACGGTGGACCGGTTCGCCGCCACGACCCGTGCGCTGCCCGAGCCGTGGCCGGACTCGGCCCGTGGCGAACTGGTCCGACTGCTCGGCGCCGGCCGGCCGGCCGTCGCGGTGTGGGAGGCCCTCGACCTGGCCGGGGTGATCACCACCCTGCTGCCGGTCTGGAGCCGGGTGAGCTGCCGGCCGCAGCGCAACGCCGTGCACCGGTTCACCGTCGACCGGCACCTGGTCGAGACAGCCGCGAACGCGGCGGGATTCACGCGCCGGGTGTCCCGCCCCGACCTGCTGCTGCTCGGAGCCCTGTTCCACGACATCGGCAAGGGTTCGCCGGGCGACCACAGTCTGGCCGGAGTCGAGATCGTCCATGACCTCGCGCCCCGGCTGGGTTTCCCGGCCGAGGACGTCGAGGTGCTCGCCGCCCTGGTGCGCCACCACCTGCTGCTGCCGGACACGGCCACCCGCCGCGACCTGGACGACCCGAAGACGTTGGACGTGGTCGCCGAGGCCGTCGGCAGCGTCGAGGTCCTCGACCTGCTGGCCGCGATGACCGAGGCCGACGCCCTGGCCACGGGTCCGGCGGCCTGGACCCCGTGGCGGGCCGAGCTGATCGGGAAGTTGGTCGAACGCACCCGGCGGGTGCTCCAGGGCCGCCCGGTGGTGATCCGCTCGCCGTTGTCCGAGGACCAACGGGCGCTGGCCGCAGCCGGTGCGGTGGCGGTCGAGATCGGGACCGCGGATCCGGCCGGAACGCCGGTGACCGTGGTCTCGCCGGACCGCGTCGGCCTGCTCTCGACCGTTGCCGGGGTGTTCAGCATCCACCGGCTCACCGTGCGTTCGGCAGTCACCGAGACCATCGAGGGCGCCGCGGTGACGGTGTGGACGGTCAGTCCGGAGTTCGGCTCTCCGCCGGATGCCGCAGTGCTGCGCAGCGACATCCGGCGCGCGGTGGACGGCACCTTCGACGTGACCGAGCGGCTGGCGCGCCGGGAGGCCGCGTACGTCGCCAAGCCCGGCATCGCGGTGCCCGCTCCGACCGTCACCGTCGTGCCCGGCGCCTCGGAGACGGCCACCGTGCTCGAGATCCGCGCCCACGATCGACCCGCGCTGTTGTTCCGACTGGCCCGGGCGGTGTCCGCGACCGAGGTCGACATCCGTTCGGCCAAGGTCGCCACCTGGGGTGCCGAGGCCGTCGACGTGTTCTACGTGGTCGACCCGGCCACCGGCGAACCGCTCGACGCGGACCGCGCCGCCGCGGTCGCCAAGACGGTGCTGGCTGCCCTGGAGTGA
- a CDS encoding P-II family nitrogen regulator, whose amino-acid sequence MKLVTAVIKPFKLDDVRAALEKCGVHGMTVTEASGFGRQRGHTEVYRGAEYVVDLVPKVRLEVLVDSADVDLVVTALLDAARTGKIGDGKVWVTPVEAAIRVRTGERDTEAL is encoded by the coding sequence ATGAAGCTCGTCACCGCGGTGATCAAGCCGTTCAAGCTGGACGATGTCCGGGCCGCGCTGGAGAAGTGCGGGGTGCACGGCATGACGGTCACCGAGGCCAGCGGGTTCGGGCGGCAGCGTGGCCACACAGAGGTCTACCGGGGTGCGGAGTACGTCGTCGACCTGGTGCCGAAGGTGCGCCTGGAGGTGCTGGTCGACAGTGCGGACGTGGACCTGGTCGTCACCGCCCTGCTGGACGCGGCGCGCACCGGGAAGATCGGCGACGGCAAGGTGTGGGTGACCCCGGTCGAGGCGGCCATCCGCGTGCGGACCGGGGAACGCGACACCGAAGCGCTCTGA
- a CDS encoding ammonium transporter, translated as MDKINAADTAWVLAATTLVMLMVPGLAIFYGGMVRARSVLNTMMMTFVTLGIVTVVWVGWGYSLAFGKDHGPGLIGGFGQVGLKDTMVQVYGTIPTPVFAMFQLMFALVTCALVSGSIVDRAKFGTWCVFTVIWTTVVYVPEAHWVFFSDGGKGGWLIDRMHVFDFAGGTAVEINSGASGLALALILGPRLGWKKDPMRPHNLPLVMLGAGLLWFGWFGFNAGSALGANAQAGLALANTQIAGALGVVGWLAVERLRDGTFTSFGAASGAVAGLVAITPACASITPVGAIAVGTVAGAVCSFAVTLKYRVGYDDSLDVAGVHMIGGIVGLLMIGLVCSAQATGILNSHRGVDGLLYGGGLQQLGRQAVAVGAAFGYSFTVTLLIGWVLHKTLGFRVERDHEISGVDLALHAEAAYELAPAGASTGRMAGSHD; from the coding sequence GTGGACAAGATCAATGCGGCGGACACCGCCTGGGTGTTGGCCGCCACCACGCTGGTGATGTTGATGGTCCCCGGTCTGGCGATCTTCTACGGGGGCATGGTCCGAGCCCGCAGCGTGCTCAACACGATGATGATGACGTTCGTGACGCTGGGGATCGTCACCGTCGTCTGGGTGGGCTGGGGCTACAGCCTCGCGTTCGGCAAGGACCACGGCCCCGGGTTGATCGGTGGCTTCGGCCAGGTCGGCCTGAAGGACACCATGGTTCAGGTCTACGGGACCATCCCCACGCCGGTGTTCGCGATGTTCCAACTGATGTTCGCGCTCGTGACCTGCGCGCTCGTCTCCGGGTCGATCGTGGACCGGGCGAAGTTCGGCACCTGGTGCGTGTTCACCGTCATCTGGACCACCGTGGTCTACGTGCCCGAGGCGCACTGGGTGTTCTTCTCCGACGGCGGCAAGGGCGGCTGGCTGATCGACCGGATGCATGTCTTCGACTTCGCCGGCGGCACTGCGGTCGAGATCAACTCCGGTGCCTCGGGGCTGGCCCTGGCGCTGATCCTCGGCCCGCGGCTGGGTTGGAAGAAGGACCCGATGCGGCCGCACAACCTGCCGTTGGTGATGCTCGGCGCCGGCCTGCTGTGGTTCGGCTGGTTCGGATTCAACGCCGGCTCGGCGCTCGGTGCGAACGCGCAGGCGGGCCTGGCGCTGGCCAACACGCAGATCGCCGGTGCGCTGGGGGTCGTCGGCTGGTTGGCGGTGGAACGCCTGCGCGACGGCACCTTCACCTCGTTCGGCGCCGCCTCCGGCGCGGTCGCCGGGCTGGTGGCGATCACTCCGGCCTGCGCGTCGATCACGCCGGTCGGCGCGATCGCGGTGGGCACGGTGGCCGGCGCGGTCTGCTCGTTCGCGGTCACCCTGAAGTACCGGGTCGGCTACGACGACTCCCTGGATGTCGCCGGCGTGCACATGATCGGCGGCATCGTGGGGCTGCTGATGATCGGCCTGGTGTGCAGCGCGCAGGCGACCGGCATCCTCAACTCGCACCGCGGCGTGGACGGCCTGCTCTACGGCGGGGGGCTGCAACAACTGGGTCGGCAGGCGGTGGCGGTCGGCGCGGCCTTCGGGTACTCGTTCACGGTGACCCTGCTGATCGGCTGGGTGCTGCACAAGACCTTGGGTTTCCGCGTCGAACGCGACCACGAGATCTCCGGGGTGGACCTGGCCCTGCACGCGGAGGCAGCGTACGAACTGGCCCCGGCCGGTGCCTCCACCGGACGCATGGCCGGCTCGCACGACTAG